The following are from one region of the Passer domesticus isolate bPasDom1 chromosome 13, bPasDom1.hap1, whole genome shotgun sequence genome:
- the C13H5orf47 gene encoding uncharacterized protein C5orf47 homolog translates to MPSVPPQMERGRCGRPPMPLVYVNSFGSHRCGTVIRLGRGWRQSPGQSPPGRAGAPRAAPEPRSGRSPGPGGSGRRAGSGGEGRAGSRPSSGDPREAKADTFDFPIPSRNVDKVIKRKKKKSKVWHKVWKVISKMLEENERFRSRLLTCRQFDGEGSDRMQRSQNGAYLDRDESIFGWV, encoded by the exons ATGCCCTCGGTCCCTCCGCAGATGGAGCGCGGCCGCTGCGGCCGCCCGCCCATGCCGCTCGTGTACGTGAACAGCTTCGGCTCGCACCGCTGCGGCACCGTGATCCGCTTGGGCCGGGGCTGGCGGCAGAGCCCCGGGCAGAgccccccgggccgggctggggcccCGAGGGCCGCCCCGGAGCCGCGGAGCGGGCGCAGTCCCGGGCCGGGCGGCAGCGGGAGGAgagcgggcagcggcggcgaggggaGAGCCGGCAGCCGCCCCAGCAGCG GTGACCCTCGAGAGGCTAAGGCTGACACCTTTGACTTTCCCATCCCTTCAAGAAACGTTGATAAAGTCATTAAAcgaaagaagaaaaag TCCAAAGTCTGGCACAAAGTCTGGAAAGTGATTTCCAAAATGCTTGAGGAAAATGAAAGGTTCAGAAGTCGACTGCTGACCTGCAGGCAGTTTGATGGAGAGG gctCTGACAGGATGCAGAGGTCACAGAATGGGGCATACCTGGACAGG GATGAGTCCATCTTTGGCTGGGTGTAG